The genome window taaaaaatattagGTCGGGAGATGAGACTTTGACAAGTTTTTAGGCCCTCGTGCCCACCCCCcaatttttttcaagtcattagatgGTAGGAGTAATTATAATAGcagcaataataatatatttgatcaatatattaatgtattcaggcaattcagtattcatttgcttggctgtgtgaagctgaaggttattttgcatgtaaaacaaaaaatacttaaacaattcattttaatgGCCCTCTCCTTGGTGTAGTATATTCAAAATATATGTGCCCTTTTTTTCCACATGAGCCCCTGCCCCCCAGAATGACATGTGCGCATCCCTGAGTAGATGCATTTAGTGAGCAGTTAGAAGCACTGTGTTGGCTAATCAAATATGTGCAAACACACGTTTCTGGTAGATTAATTTCTAACATGAAAACTGTATTTccactatttacttttaattgtcAAGACAGAGGATGCTTTCTGTGTCTTATTCAAACTGAATTTTAGGAATCAATTGTATCTTTCATACTCTTACCTGTTAAAATGCAGTGCTTTTTTCAACACCAGCTAACTCATTTTTTTGGTTGCAATATTCAATGTATCTATAAaccatttcctgtttttttctttcattattcactgtttttggagtttcaTCATGTCTGCTGCTTGGTAGCAGGTATATGACACATTAGCAATGCGATATTAAAGAATTAACAAATTTGAACTCTACTTTAAAGTGGAGTTTCTGTTAAAGTAAGTGAGCAATTGATTAAAAATTTTCATATTGAGATACACACCTTTTTGTCCAACAGAGTTCCAAACACCAAGATGAAGAAACCCTTAAAAGAAAGACAGTAGCATCAGCCAAGAAAACAAACTCACTATTCAGAATCTGTAGAAAAAATTAGGTACCAAAGGATACAATAATATATAGATCagtattattaattaatgtatttgtaCCTGTAGTGAATTGAAGAATGCAAATGAAATATTGATTGCTCTATTGTTTGGGTCGGCGAGGATTCCGGCTCCCAGACCCCACGTTAATCCAAAAAATGGTGTGAGGACAGCCAAACTCCTAGCGATAACCACCAAAACATGCCTCTCAGCTGCTTGTGCAGAGTCTCCTACCCTTCTTCTCAACATTTTGTAAATCACAACAAGCAGGATTAACAGGTTTATCACCACTATTGTCAGTGCAGGGATCACAAATGCCAGTAGAGCTTTGGATTTATCCCAGTTGAGCCAGCAGACCCCAGTGTCTCGGATGTACGCATTTTGGGGTGCAGTTACAGCTATAGTTATGACAGCGATGATGAGAGGGCCCCCGTAGCCTAGAGAGAATCCAATAGCCAACATAGATGTTTTAGACAAACCCCCGTCGAAGACACTGACTGTGCGGTAGAACAACAGCAGAGCTGAGGCTAACATCCAGAAGAACAGGGCAAGGTAGAAAAAATGGATAAAAAATGTAGCCGCAGTGCATGCTGATTGGTTTACTGTCTTTGCATCTGAGATGGCGGC of Micropterus dolomieu isolate WLL.071019.BEF.003 ecotype Adirondacks unplaced genomic scaffold, ASM2129224v1 contig_14046, whole genome shotgun sequence contains these proteins:
- the LOC123966704 gene encoding adhesion G protein-coupled receptor F5-like — its product is QSSGTVDNVSFTFDIINNTLGNAQCVFWNFSLFSGLGGWDNGGCVLVSNNTNVTCNCNHLTSFSILMSPYTIFDIVLDYITYIGVGISMASLVICLIIEAIVWRKIRRNTTSYLRHVSIVNIAVSLLIADIWFIIGAAISDAKTVNQSACTAATFFIHFFYLALFFWMLASALLLFYRTVSVFDGGLSKTSMLAIGFSLGYGGPLIIAVITIAVTAPQNAYIRDTGVCWLNWDKSKALLAFVIPALTIVVINLLILLVVIYKMLRRRVGDSAQAAERHVLVVIARSLAVLTPFFGLTWGLGAGILADPNNRAINISFAFFNSLQGFFILVFGTLLDKKVRSELTIGSQASGGGTRSTSAGNSSSFFSFFRNWRRGRDGYNMSSSASGATHSYSNP